One Tolypothrix bouteillei VB521301 DNA window includes the following coding sequences:
- a CDS encoding zinc metalloprotease HtpX — MKNQFKTAALLALLSAILITISYWIIGGTSGIVMGIAIAAVTNLLSWYQSDKIALAAYRAQPVSAQEAPGLYRMVQRLCDRANLPVPRIYIVPSPAANAFATGRDPEHAAVAVTEGILNLLPEDELEGVIAHELTHVANRDTLTQAVAATIAGAISFLAQIVSYSVWYAPYQRSDRDNSPNPIGLLLTVLLAPISATIVQLAISRTREFAADAGSARLTGNPRALARALQRLEATARELPLNANPAFEPLLITNGFSGQFLSSLFSSHPPTEARVEALLKLEQQPTSRSSEFSFR, encoded by the coding sequence ATGAAAAATCAATTTAAGACTGCTGCTTTATTGGCTTTATTAAGTGCAATTCTAATTACTATAAGCTACTGGATTATAGGCGGAACCAGTGGCATAGTTATGGGGATTGCGATCGCAGCAGTAACAAACTTATTGTCATGGTATCAATCAGATAAGATTGCTTTAGCCGCATACCGCGCTCAGCCCGTGTCAGCACAAGAAGCACCAGGCTTGTACCGCATGGTGCAGCGATTGTGCGATCGCGCTAACCTACCTGTACCGAGAATATACATAGTTCCCAGCCCAGCAGCCAATGCTTTCGCTACGGGGCGCGATCCAGAGCACGCTGCAGTCGCAGTGACAGAAGGAATTTTAAATTTACTTCCAGAAGATGAACTCGAAGGTGTTATTGCACACGAATTAACTCACGTCGCCAATCGTGACACCCTCACACAAGCCGTCGCTGCTACAATTGCAGGGGCTATCTCGTTTCTAGCCCAAATAGTCAGTTATAGCGTTTGGTATGCACCGTATCAAAGGAGCGATCGCGACAACAGCCCCAATCCTATAGGTTTACTATTAACAGTACTGCTTGCTCCCATTTCTGCAACGATCGTTCAATTAGCAATATCGCGGACGCGGGAGTTTGCAGCCGATGCTGGTTCTGCACGACTCACAGGTAATCCTCGTGCTTTAGCCCGTGCATTACAACGTTTGGAAGCCACAGCTAGGGAATTACCACTGAATGCCAATCCCGCTTTTGAACCACTGTTAATTACCAACGGGTTTTCCGGACAGTTCCTCAGCAGCTTGTTCTCTTCTCACCCGCCGACTGAAGCAAGAGTAGAAGCTTTGCTAAAGTTAGAACAACAACCAACATCTAGAAGTTCTGAATTTTCATTTCGTTAA
- a CDS encoding DUF190 domain-containing protein, with the protein MAAWKQLTIYIGKSDRWYGQPLYTALVGLARKRGIVGATVTQAITGFGKQTSCQTCELWELSSDIPIVVTMIDREDALDEILPYIKEMVRDGLVTLQNVEVMHHAPLPSGYRKFN; encoded by the coding sequence ATGGCAGCTTGGAAACAACTCACAATATATATAGGCAAATCAGATCGTTGGTACGGTCAGCCACTGTACACAGCTTTAGTTGGACTTGCCAGAAAGCGGGGAATAGTTGGTGCAACAGTAACGCAAGCAATAACAGGGTTTGGAAAACAAACCTCTTGTCAAACTTGTGAACTTTGGGAGTTGTCCTCTGATATACCGATTGTGGTAACCATGATAGACCGAGAGGATGCTCTTGATGAGATATTACCATATATTAAAGAAATGGTCAGGGATGGGCTAGTCACTCTTCAAAACGTTGAAGTTATGCACCACGCACCGCTTCCATCCGGTTATCGCAAGTTTAATTGA
- a CDS encoding helix-turn-helix domain-containing protein, whose protein sequence is MSNNPYVGSSLDDLLEEEGTLEEINLVVIKRVIAWQLQQAMKEKNISKVEMAKLMNTSRSSLDRLLDPDNVSVTLDTIGRAAKAVGMQVRIELANVDR, encoded by the coding sequence ATGAGTAATAATCCTTATGTCGGTTCGTCTCTTGACGATCTTCTAGAAGAAGAAGGCACTCTTGAAGAGATTAACCTGGTTGTAATAAAACGGGTGATTGCTTGGCAATTACAACAAGCAATGAAAGAAAAGAACATATCCAAAGTTGAGATGGCAAAGCTTATGAATACTAGTAGGTCATCTCTCGACAGACTTTTAGATCCAGATAATGTGTCAGTAACCTTGGACACTATCGGGCGTGCTGCTAAGGCTGTTGGTATGCAAGTACGAATTGAATTAGCTAATGTGGATCGATAG
- a CDS encoding type II toxin-antitoxin system RelE/ParE family toxin encodes MEEKRVPARFYKNENGNEPVRDWLKNLDKDARYLIGVDIKTVEFGFPIGMPVCRPMGDGLYEIRTNLPQGIARVFFCIYAEEMILLHGFIKKTQKTPPKELNLALERKKDLEMNG; translated from the coding sequence ATGGAAGAAAAACGAGTCCCAGCAAGATTTTATAAAAACGAAAATGGTAACGAGCCAGTTCGTGATTGGTTAAAAAACCTAGATAAAGATGCCAGATACTTAATTGGTGTTGATATCAAGACAGTTGAATTTGGTTTTCCCATTGGAATGCCAGTTTGTCGTCCCATGGGGGATGGATTATATGAAATTCGCACTAATTTACCTCAAGGGATAGCGCGTGTTTTCTTCTGTATTTATGCAGAAGAAATGATTTTGCTTCATGGGTTTATCAAAAAAACTCAGAAAACACCACCTAAAGAGTTGAATTTAGCTTTAGAGCGTAAAAAAGATTTGGAGATGAATGGATGA